From the genome of Thermoflexus hugenholtzii, one region includes:
- a CDS encoding amino acid ABC transporter substrate-binding protein, which translates to MVRGLKWIGILIGLALLAACATPTPPAPTATPAGPAQPAAQPSPTPAASPTPAVKKIILGFTASQTGKLTKESKEQVQGLQLWLEDLQRAGGIRLPDGTVLQVELKFYDDESAKERVQQLYVRLINEDKADFLISPYSSGLADAAAVIAEQYGKIMITTGAASDSTYEKGYQHIFQIYTPASRYLTGAIDFLKKMDPNAKRIAIVYENEKFSTDVVNAAKPYAESQGFEVVLFEGYETGTTDFGPFINKIMAAKPDAIIGGGHFQDGSTLAKQLFEKKVPVKMIALLVAPAVPEFAQLGDAAVGVIGPSQWEPGAKYSPDSAKAAGLPWYGPTVDQFVSAYKAKYGYEPGYHAAGGYAAGLVLQKAIEDAGSTDTEKVKAALEKMDIMTFYGRIKFDTGKAHGKQIGHEMVYLQWQKDASGNLIRPIVWPEAAQAATPLYPLSR; encoded by the coding sequence ATGGTGCGCGGGCTGAAGTGGATCGGGATCCTGATCGGCCTGGCGCTGCTGGCCGCGTGCGCCACTCCCACGCCCCCGGCGCCCACGGCGACGCCGGCGGGGCCGGCTCAGCCGGCAGCCCAACCCAGCCCCACCCCAGCCGCCTCCCCCACCCCCGCCGTGAAGAAGATCATCCTGGGCTTCACCGCCTCCCAGACCGGCAAGCTGACCAAGGAGTCCAAGGAACAGGTCCAGGGCCTGCAGCTCTGGCTGGAGGACCTCCAGCGGGCGGGGGGCATCCGGCTGCCCGATGGCACGGTGCTCCAGGTCGAGCTCAAGTTCTACGACGACGAGAGCGCTAAGGAACGGGTCCAACAGCTTTACGTCCGGCTGATCAACGAGGACAAGGCGGACTTCCTGATCAGCCCCTACAGCAGCGGCCTGGCTGACGCCGCGGCGGTGATCGCCGAGCAATACGGCAAGATCATGATCACCACGGGGGCTGCCTCCGACAGCACCTATGAGAAAGGCTACCAGCACATCTTCCAGATCTACACCCCGGCCAGCCGTTATCTGACGGGGGCCATCGATTTCCTCAAGAAGATGGATCCGAACGCCAAGCGGATCGCCATCGTTTATGAGAACGAGAAGTTCTCCACCGACGTGGTGAACGCCGCCAAGCCGTATGCGGAGAGCCAGGGCTTCGAGGTGGTGCTCTTCGAGGGCTACGAGACCGGGACCACCGACTTCGGGCCCTTCATCAACAAGATCATGGCGGCTAAGCCGGACGCCATCATCGGCGGCGGTCACTTCCAGGACGGCTCCACGCTGGCCAAGCAGCTGTTCGAGAAGAAGGTGCCGGTGAAGATGATCGCCCTGCTGGTGGCCCCAGCGGTGCCGGAGTTCGCGCAGCTGGGCGACGCGGCGGTGGGTGTGATCGGCCCCAGCCAGTGGGAGCCCGGCGCGAAATACTCGCCGGATTCGGCGAAGGCGGCGGGGCTGCCCTGGTATGGCCCGACGGTGGATCAGTTCGTCAGCGCCTACAAGGCCAAATACGGCTACGAGCCCGGCTATCACGCCGCCGGAGGCTACGCCGCCGGCCTGGTCCTTCAGAAGGCCATCGAGGACGCCGGCTCCACGGACACGGAGAAGGTGAAGGCGGCCCTCGAGAAGATGGACATCATGACCTTCTACGGCCGCATCAAGTTCGACACCGGGAAGGCCCACGGCAAGCAGATCGGCCACGAGATGGTCTATCTCCAGTGGCAGAAGGACGCCTCGGGGAACTTGATCCGTCCCATCGTCTGGCCGGAGGCCGCCCAGGCGGCGACGCCGCTCTATCCCCTGAGCCGGTGA
- a CDS encoding metal-dependent transcriptional regulator: MEDYLRAIYILAEREGAVSTTRLAEYLNVSPPSVTGMLKKLARLRLVHYTPYRGVALTRAGRRIALEVIRHHRLLELFLMEALGYDWDEVHAEADRLEHAISEALEERIAALLGHPAYDPHGDPIPTRSGEIPAPLACRLSEAPLGVACEVLRVTDEVSTLRQAARVGLRPGTRVTVEEQEPGAGLRIRVGDQTHRIRRRLADRIFVRVPIPEPLEEPPPDAAATPSDHP, from the coding sequence ATGGAGGATTATCTGCGGGCGATCTACATCCTGGCCGAGCGGGAGGGGGCGGTGAGCACCACCCGGCTGGCCGAATACCTGAACGTCTCCCCCCCTTCCGTGACCGGGATGCTGAAGAAGCTGGCCCGGCTCCGCCTGGTCCACTACACCCCCTATCGCGGAGTGGCCCTCACGCGCGCCGGCCGCCGCATCGCCCTGGAGGTGATCCGGCACCATCGCCTCCTGGAGCTCTTCCTGATGGAGGCCCTGGGCTACGATTGGGACGAGGTCCACGCGGAGGCGGACCGGCTGGAGCACGCCATCAGCGAGGCGCTGGAGGAGCGCATCGCCGCCTTGCTGGGCCACCCCGCCTACGACCCCCACGGCGATCCCATCCCCACCCGCTCCGGCGAGATCCCCGCTCCCCTCGCCTGCCGCCTGAGCGAGGCACCCCTCGGGGTGGCCTGTGAGGTGCTGCGGGTGACGGATGAGGTGTCCACGCTGCGCCAGGCCGCCCGGGTCGGCCTGCGGCCCGGAACCCGGGTGACCGTCGAGGAACAGGAGCCCGGGGCCGGCCTGCGGATCCGAGTGGGGGATCAGACCCACCGCATCCGACGCCGCCTGGCCGACCGGATCTTCGTCCGCGTGCCGATCCCCGAACCCTTGGAGGAACCCCCACCGGATGCGGCGGCGACGCCTTCGGATCACCCCTGA
- the merA gene encoding mercury(II) reductase, which yields MRVRVELEVQGMTCDDCARHVERALRSVPGVLSARVPHWSSGKAEAIVEGEVPDSAMEEAVARAGYRARVVRAELPEAPAALRGDGRFDLLIIGGGSAAFAAAIRAAELGARVALVEAGTLGGTCVNVGCVPSKFLIRALEVYHRAGAHGFRGVSTARGALHWAALIAQKEALVADLRREKYEEVLAAYPQITRVQGRGRLAEGGAVVVNGTTYAPGRVILATGARPWAPPIPGLAEAGYLTSTEALSLRELPRSMIVVGANAVGLELAQVFARAGVAVTVLEALPRIVPFEEPEISEALQRALEEEGMVFHTGVKIIWAARSDGRYEVSFEKDGETRIVSAEQLLMATGRRPNTQDLGLEAAGVAVGPRGEIRVNPYMQTSNPSIYAAGDCADLPMFVYVAAASGTVAAENALLGNHRTLDLTAVPRVTFTDPEVASVGWTEAQARERGETPKAVLLPLEAVPRARIAFETRGVIKLVADANTDRLLGVHLVMPQAGEAIAAGVIALQAGYTVQDLGRTLFPYLTWSEGLRLGAQSFTRDVARLSCCAG from the coding sequence ATGCGGGTTCGCGTGGAGCTGGAGGTGCAGGGGATGACGTGTGACGATTGCGCCCGGCATGTGGAGCGGGCGCTCCGCTCGGTGCCCGGGGTGCTCTCCGCCCGGGTCCCTCACTGGTCCTCCGGGAAGGCCGAGGCCATCGTGGAGGGAGAGGTCCCTGATTCCGCGATGGAGGAGGCCGTCGCCCGCGCCGGCTATCGGGCCCGGGTGGTCCGGGCGGAGCTCCCGGAGGCTCCCGCAGCCCTGCGGGGCGATGGCCGGTTCGATCTCCTGATCATCGGCGGGGGATCGGCGGCCTTCGCCGCGGCCATCCGCGCCGCCGAGCTGGGCGCCCGCGTGGCCCTCGTCGAGGCAGGGACCCTGGGGGGGACCTGCGTGAACGTGGGCTGCGTTCCGTCGAAGTTCCTGATCCGCGCCCTGGAGGTCTACCATCGGGCGGGTGCCCATGGCTTCCGGGGGGTGAGCACCGCCCGGGGGGCGCTGCACTGGGCCGCCCTCATCGCCCAGAAGGAAGCGCTGGTCGCGGATCTGCGCCGGGAGAAATATGAAGAAGTCCTGGCCGCCTATCCCCAGATCACCCGGGTCCAGGGCCGTGGCCGCCTGGCCGAAGGCGGGGCGGTGGTGGTGAACGGCACGACCTACGCGCCGGGACGGGTGATCCTGGCCACCGGCGCGCGGCCGTGGGCTCCGCCCATCCCGGGCCTGGCCGAAGCGGGCTATCTCACCAGCACCGAGGCCCTCTCCCTGCGGGAGCTGCCCCGCTCCATGATCGTGGTCGGCGCCAACGCGGTGGGGCTGGAGCTGGCCCAGGTCTTCGCCCGTGCCGGCGTCGCGGTGACGGTCCTCGAGGCCCTCCCCCGCATCGTCCCCTTCGAGGAGCCGGAGATCAGCGAGGCGTTGCAGCGCGCCCTGGAGGAAGAGGGCATGGTCTTCCACACCGGCGTGAAGATCATCTGGGCGGCTCGATCCGACGGCCGCTATGAGGTGTCCTTCGAGAAAGACGGGGAAACCCGCATCGTCTCCGCGGAGCAGCTGTTGATGGCCACCGGCCGCCGTCCGAACACCCAGGACCTGGGGCTGGAGGCGGCCGGGGTGGCGGTGGGGCCGAGGGGGGAGATCCGGGTCAACCCCTATATGCAAACCTCGAACCCTTCGATCTACGCCGCCGGCGACTGCGCGGACCTGCCCATGTTCGTCTACGTCGCCGCGGCCAGCGGGACGGTGGCGGCGGAGAACGCCCTGCTGGGCAACCACCGGACGCTGGATCTCACCGCCGTCCCCCGCGTGACCTTCACCGATCCCGAGGTGGCTTCGGTGGGATGGACGGAGGCGCAGGCGCGGGAGCGAGGGGAGACGCCGAAGGCCGTCCTGCTCCCGCTGGAGGCGGTGCCCCGGGCGCGCATCGCCTTCGAGACCCGCGGGGTGATCAAGCTGGTGGCCGATGCGAACACCGACCGGCTGCTGGGCGTCCATCTCGTGATGCCCCAGGCGGGGGAGGCCATCGCCGCCGGCGTGATCGCCCTCCAGGCGGGATACACGGTCCAGGACCTCGGTCGCACCCTCTTCCCGTATCTCACCTGGTCGGAGGGCCTGCGGCTGGGCGCCCAGTCCTTCACGCGGGATGTAGCCCGGTTGAGCTGCTGCGCGGGATAG
- a CDS encoding branched-chain amino acid ABC transporter permease: MDPGVLLASLIDGLLLGFVYGLAAMGLTLIWGVMRVINLAHGPIIALGMFGVYLLFAQAGVHPYVGLFVVALLGLLSGVLIYAVAVHRVLNAPHLSTLLATFSVNMMIIGVGTALFTTTPRNVNLSLGSLTLGPVVLLGTRLVAALAALLIAAALYLFLYRTTLGKMVRAVASNRAAAELMGIPSTRILALSFGLGTMLAATAGGLIATFFPFTILSGGTYELKSFVICVLGGLGNPTGALLGGLILGVLEGLIPVFLPTGWVPVIEFAMFVLLLLVRPQGLLGER; the protein is encoded by the coding sequence GTGGATCCGGGAGTGTTGCTGGCCTCGCTCATCGATGGGCTGTTGCTGGGCTTCGTTTACGGCCTGGCCGCCATGGGGCTCACCTTGATCTGGGGCGTGATGCGGGTGATCAACCTGGCCCACGGCCCGATCATCGCCCTGGGGATGTTCGGCGTCTATCTCCTCTTCGCCCAGGCCGGGGTGCATCCTTACGTAGGGCTGTTCGTCGTGGCCCTCCTGGGCCTGCTCTCCGGCGTCCTGATCTACGCCGTCGCCGTCCACCGGGTGCTCAACGCTCCTCACCTCTCGACCTTGCTGGCGACCTTCTCAGTCAACATGATGATCATCGGGGTGGGCACGGCCCTGTTCACCACCACTCCCCGTAACGTCAACCTCTCCCTGGGGAGCCTGACCCTGGGCCCGGTGGTCCTGTTGGGCACCCGGCTGGTGGCCGCCCTGGCGGCGTTGCTGATCGCCGCGGCCCTTTATCTGTTCCTCTACCGGACCACGCTCGGGAAGATGGTGCGGGCGGTGGCCAGCAACCGGGCCGCCGCTGAGCTGATGGGCATCCCCTCCACGCGGATCCTGGCCCTGAGCTTCGGGCTGGGGACGATGCTGGCGGCGACGGCGGGGGGACTGATCGCCACCTTCTTCCCGTTCACGATCCTGTCCGGCGGGACCTACGAGCTGAAGAGCTTCGTAATCTGCGTGCTGGGCGGGCTGGGGAACCCCACCGGGGCCTTGCTGGGCGGCCTGATCCTGGGCGTCCTGGAAGGGCTCATCCCGGTCTTCCTGCCCACCGGCTGGGTCCCCGTCATCGAGTTCGCGATGTTCGTCCTGCTGCTGCTGGTGCGCCCCCAGGGATTGCTGGGAGAGCGATAG
- a CDS encoding elongation factor P: MPAASELRPGMTVALEGNLFRVIEAVYHSGTAQQKGVVHAKLRNLRTGVVVDRRFRPEERVEEVALERRVMEYLYNDGEMFYFMDPETYDQVPVPAAMIGDLEVFLQPNQRIPVEFHEGRPVAVAFPETVDLRVVHTSQPLRERESHVYKPAILENGLEVLVPQFIAEGDIVRINVYTRAYVDRVGKRGA; encoded by the coding sequence ATGCCGGCGGCCAGCGAGCTTCGACCGGGGATGACCGTTGCGCTGGAAGGGAACCTGTTCCGCGTGATCGAGGCGGTTTACCACTCGGGCACCGCCCAGCAGAAAGGGGTGGTCCACGCGAAGCTGCGCAACCTGCGCACCGGCGTGGTGGTGGACCGGCGCTTCCGGCCCGAGGAGCGGGTGGAGGAGGTCGCCCTGGAGCGCCGGGTGATGGAATACCTCTACAACGACGGCGAGATGTTCTACTTCATGGACCCCGAGACCTACGACCAGGTCCCCGTCCCGGCGGCGATGATCGGCGACCTGGAGGTCTTCCTCCAGCCCAACCAGCGGATCCCCGTGGAGTTCCACGAAGGCCGTCCCGTCGCCGTGGCCTTCCCCGAGACCGTGGACCTGCGGGTGGTCCACACCTCCCAGCCCCTGCGCGAACGGGAGAGCCATGTCTACAAACCTGCCATCCTGGAGAACGGCCTGGAGGTGCTGGTCCCCCAATTCATCGCGGAAGGGGACATCGTCCGGATCAACGTCTACACCCGGGCCTACGTGGACCGCGTGGGGAAGCGGGGGGCCTGA
- a CDS encoding ATP-binding protein: protein MGRGHPHDLRTTLLAAYGLLIGWMIALGLLFHFWSADRLLRDAEASNRALAQAVGLETEAWLQDAIQAVEALARMEAVRRHDLRALPTLFAPAFSARPDALMLFLLDRRGLMRYHYPEGPGSTVGWDFSFWNYFQAAAQGNGPVLSKGWLSPTTGKPVVTIAMPLKDERGDFNGVVALNLSLERLSTVLRTIAGDHLDLRLYDATGQLIAASGPLIPLDPTYRLDPGEAVPPGLFRGPEGRAWVATSLFLPRTGWRILVRRPADEALATLYMFRRGLLLLLTLVLISGFGFWYLLTHQALRPLEAIARFSRELGEHPGSASAAPILRLTARGDQIGHLARSLLWMQAAIERRLSELRTLLDTGRVVLSSLETEAVIATILEQIQRLLRVPTCALFTLDERTGRYRVRAVRGLSPDYARGLSFHPDDPRSPTMRAIRTGRPVQIADIEVEGYPELRERARREGFRSLLAVPLQARHVPPAALVIYRPDPHPFSEDEVSLAWNFANLAAFALEHAVLYARSDMLLQQQTRRLETLIEHLHDGLIMESREREILYMNRRAAEWCGLEEPCAPGCPADIAYAALLPHLSPSEEAARLLEGTDEGTVEVRWQRDARARELRIQSLPVRGEGEERLGRILVLRDITVERELDRAKSALLSAVSHELRTPLAAIQGYTTTLLAEDVEWDPAARREFLQIILEETERLAHLVSNLLDLSRLEAGALTLNRQPYPLEALIARARRGLRANTHPIFVQLPPDLPPVDVDAARIEVVFRNLLDNALRYTPPGTPITVSAGVADGVVVVRVRDEGPGILPEHRGRLFDRFYRIPGQVRSSGAGLGLAICKGFIEAHGGRIWLADEGPGATFVFTLPIWRGDDGRADPGGGG from the coding sequence ATGGGGAGGGGGCATCCGCATGATCTGCGGACCACGTTGCTGGCCGCTTATGGTCTGCTGATCGGCTGGATGATCGCCCTGGGCCTCCTGTTCCATTTCTGGAGCGCCGACCGGCTGCTCCGGGACGCCGAGGCCTCCAATCGGGCTCTGGCCCAGGCGGTGGGGCTGGAGACCGAAGCCTGGCTCCAGGACGCGATCCAGGCCGTGGAGGCCCTCGCCCGGATGGAGGCGGTGCGCCGGCATGACCTCCGCGCCCTCCCAACCCTCTTCGCCCCCGCCTTCTCCGCCCGCCCGGACGCCCTGATGCTCTTCCTCCTGGATCGCCGCGGCCTGATGCGCTATCACTACCCGGAGGGACCCGGGAGCACGGTGGGCTGGGATTTCAGCTTCTGGAATTATTTCCAGGCCGCCGCTCAGGGGAACGGCCCGGTGCTCTCCAAGGGATGGCTCTCCCCCACCACCGGGAAGCCCGTGGTGACGATCGCCATGCCCCTGAAGGATGAGCGGGGCGACTTCAACGGAGTGGTGGCCCTCAATCTCTCCCTGGAACGCCTCAGCACGGTCCTGCGGACCATCGCCGGGGACCATCTGGATCTCCGCCTGTATGACGCCACCGGGCAGCTGATCGCCGCCTCCGGCCCCTTGATCCCTCTGGATCCGACCTACCGGCTGGATCCGGGGGAAGCCGTCCCCCCGGGCCTATTCCGGGGTCCCGAAGGGCGGGCCTGGGTGGCGACCTCCCTGTTTCTTCCCCGAACCGGATGGCGCATCCTGGTGCGCCGCCCCGCCGATGAGGCCCTGGCCACCCTCTATATGTTCCGGCGGGGGCTGCTCCTCCTGCTCACGCTGGTGCTGATCAGCGGCTTCGGCTTCTGGTATCTCCTCACCCATCAGGCGCTGCGCCCGCTGGAGGCCATCGCCCGCTTCAGCCGGGAGCTCGGCGAGCATCCGGGATCGGCCAGCGCCGCGCCCATCCTCCGCCTGACCGCCCGCGGGGATCAGATCGGGCACCTCGCCCGCTCGCTGCTCTGGATGCAGGCGGCGATCGAACGACGCCTGAGCGAACTGCGCACCCTCCTCGACACCGGGCGCGTCGTCCTGTCCTCGCTGGAAACCGAGGCGGTGATCGCCACCATCCTGGAGCAAATCCAGCGCCTGCTCCGCGTCCCCACCTGCGCCCTCTTCACCCTGGATGAGCGCACGGGGCGGTATCGGGTGCGCGCGGTGCGCGGGCTGAGCCCGGATTACGCCCGCGGGCTCTCCTTCCATCCGGATGATCCGCGCTCGCCCACCATGCGCGCCATCCGGACCGGCCGCCCCGTCCAGATCGCCGATATCGAGGTCGAGGGTTATCCGGAGCTGCGAGAGCGGGCGCGCCGGGAGGGGTTCCGTTCGCTCCTGGCGGTGCCGCTTCAGGCCCGCCACGTTCCTCCCGCCGCCCTGGTGATCTACCGGCCGGACCCCCATCCCTTCTCGGAGGACGAGGTCTCCCTGGCCTGGAACTTCGCCAACCTGGCCGCCTTCGCCCTGGAGCACGCCGTCCTCTACGCCCGCAGCGACATGCTCCTCCAGCAACAGACCCGCCGGCTGGAAACCCTGATCGAGCATCTCCATGACGGACTGATCATGGAAAGCCGGGAGCGGGAGATCCTGTATATGAACCGGCGGGCGGCCGAATGGTGCGGCCTGGAGGAGCCGTGCGCGCCGGGATGCCCCGCCGACATCGCCTACGCGGCCTTGCTCCCGCATCTCTCCCCTTCGGAAGAGGCCGCCCGGCTGCTGGAGGGGACCGATGAGGGAACAGTAGAAGTGCGCTGGCAGAGGGACGCCCGGGCTCGGGAGCTCCGCATCCAGAGCCTGCCGGTCCGCGGGGAAGGAGAGGAGCGCCTGGGGCGCATCCTGGTCCTCCGGGACATCACGGTGGAGCGGGAGCTGGATCGGGCGAAATCGGCCCTGCTCTCCGCCGTCTCCCACGAGCTGCGCACCCCCCTGGCGGCCATCCAGGGCTACACCACCACCCTCCTGGCGGAGGATGTGGAGTGGGATCCGGCGGCGCGCCGGGAGTTCCTTCAGATCATCCTGGAGGAGACGGAGCGGCTGGCCCATCTGGTGAGCAATCTGCTGGATCTCTCGCGCCTGGAGGCGGGGGCCTTGACCCTTAACCGGCAGCCCTACCCCCTGGAGGCCCTCATCGCCCGGGCCCGCCGGGGCCTCCGGGCGAACACCCATCCCATCTTCGTGCAGCTGCCGCCGGATCTGCCTCCTGTCGACGTGGACGCGGCGCGCATCGAGGTGGTCTTTCGGAACCTCCTGGACAACGCCCTCCGCTACACGCCTCCGGGCACGCCCATCACCGTCTCCGCCGGCGTCGCGGACGGGGTGGTGGTCGTCCGCGTGCGCGATGAGGGCCCGGGTATCCTGCCCGAGCATCGAGGGCGCCTGTTCGATCGCTTCTACCGCATCCCCGGCCAGGTTCGATCCTCCGGTGCCGGCCTGGGCTTAGCCATCTGCAAGGGCTTCATCGAGGCCCACGGGGGTCGGATCTGGCTGGCCGATGAGGGCCCGGGTGCAACCTTCGTATTCACCCTCCCGATCTGGAGGGGCGACGATGGCCGAGCGGATCCTGGTGGTGGAGGATGA
- a CDS encoding metallopeptidase family protein — MRRRRLRITPELVERIWTEVLESLPADLREAVDNVAVLLEEEPSPAQRAALGLPPGENLYGMFEGPTRGERERMHIAWPSRIRLFRRPLEADFGHDPFRLRAEIRRTLLHELGHYFGLSEEDLRRLGME, encoded by the coding sequence ATGCGGCGGCGACGCCTTCGGATCACCCCTGAGCTGGTGGAGCGGATCTGGACGGAGGTGCTGGAGAGCCTCCCGGCGGACCTGCGGGAGGCGGTGGATAACGTGGCGGTGCTGCTGGAGGAGGAGCCCTCCCCGGCGCAGCGGGCGGCGCTGGGGTTGCCCCCCGGGGAGAACCTCTACGGGATGTTCGAAGGGCCCACCCGCGGGGAACGGGAGCGCATGCACATCGCCTGGCCCTCCCGCATTCGGTTGTTCCGCCGCCCCTTAGAGGCCGACTTCGGCCACGACCCCTTCCGGCTGCGGGCGGAGATCCGCCGCACCCTCCTGCACGAGCTGGGGCATTACTTCGGGCTGAGCGAGGAGGACCTGCGCCGGCTGGGGATGGAATAG
- a CDS encoding response regulator transcription factor, producing the protein MAERILVVEDEEPLRRFIARNLSARGYEVQTASDGYEALRRFEEQAPDLVILDILLPGLNGLEVLRRIRQASLVPILVLTALDQEADKVTALDLGADDYLTKPFGVGELLARVRAALRRMRWSEGTGGPGILRVGDLELDGDQRRAWHRGEPLRLTGKEFDLLYLLARHAGRTLSHRFLLQRVWGPEYVDEVEYLRVYIGRLRRKLGETGDHRHLFTEPGFGYRLEG; encoded by the coding sequence ATGGCCGAGCGGATCCTGGTGGTGGAGGATGAGGAACCGCTCCGGCGGTTCATCGCCCGCAACCTGTCCGCCCGCGGATACGAGGTGCAGACGGCCTCGGACGGCTACGAGGCGCTGCGGCGGTTCGAGGAGCAGGCCCCGGATCTGGTGATCCTGGACATCCTGTTGCCGGGGCTGAACGGGCTGGAGGTCCTCCGGCGGATCCGCCAGGCCTCCCTGGTCCCGATCCTGGTGCTCACGGCGCTGGACCAGGAGGCGGACAAGGTCACGGCGCTGGACCTGGGGGCGGATGATTACCTCACCAAGCCCTTTGGGGTGGGGGAGCTGCTCGCCCGGGTGCGGGCGGCCCTGCGCCGGATGCGCTGGAGTGAGGGAACCGGCGGGCCCGGGATCCTGCGGGTGGGCGATCTGGAGCTGGATGGGGACCAGCGACGGGCCTGGCATCGAGGGGAGCCCCTGCGGCTGACCGGAAAGGAGTTCGATCTGCTTTATCTCCTGGCCCGCCACGCCGGGCGCACCCTCTCCCACCGCTTCCTGCTCCAGCGGGTCTGGGGGCCGGAGTATGTGGATGAGGTGGAATACCTTCGGGTCTACATCGGGCGGCTGCGGCGCAAGCTCGGGGAAACGGGGGATCACCGGCACCTCTTCACCGAGCCCGGCTTCGGCTACCGGCTGGAGGGATAG
- a CDS encoding branched-chain amino acid ABC transporter permease, whose protein sequence is MEFWRSRSLWITLIVLLGVGLWPVATGSATLREDLFLIFMLIVLASSLNILLGYTGYVNFGHIVFFGLGGYIGFYLMHRHGWGLWPAMAAAGVATAAMALGLGAIILRLRGAYFALATIGINEAVRAFVTNFEPFGGPTGMSLNFAVYNAYGGPARALWLSYGTLLALALLTVGVSFAVKSSKFGLGLMAIREDEDAALVLGVRAPRWKTLAYALSALFPGMVGVLFFFKNGNIEPGDAFRLHLSIETIVMVMLGGQGTVWGPILGAALYERLRGYLLTSPLFKNLHLALAGAFLLLIILFIPAGLIGWLRARFPALRRMLA, encoded by the coding sequence ATGGAGTTCTGGCGCTCGCGTTCCCTGTGGATCACGCTGATCGTCCTGCTGGGGGTGGGCCTGTGGCCGGTGGCCACCGGCTCGGCCACCCTGCGGGAGGATCTGTTCCTGATTTTCATGCTGATCGTGCTGGCCTCCAGCCTGAACATCCTGCTGGGCTACACCGGATACGTCAACTTCGGCCACATCGTCTTCTTCGGGCTGGGGGGCTACATCGGGTTCTACCTGATGCACCGCCACGGATGGGGGTTGTGGCCGGCGATGGCGGCGGCGGGGGTGGCGACGGCCGCCATGGCCCTGGGCCTGGGCGCGATCATCCTCCGGTTGCGGGGGGCTTACTTCGCCCTGGCCACCATCGGGATCAACGAGGCCGTCCGGGCCTTCGTGACCAACTTCGAGCCCTTCGGCGGCCCCACCGGCATGTCGCTGAACTTCGCCGTTTACAACGCCTACGGCGGGCCCGCCCGCGCCCTCTGGCTCAGCTACGGCACGCTGCTGGCCCTTGCCCTGCTCACGGTGGGGGTGAGCTTTGCAGTGAAGAGCTCCAAATTCGGGCTGGGGTTGATGGCCATCCGGGAGGACGAGGACGCGGCCCTGGTCCTGGGCGTGCGGGCCCCTCGCTGGAAGACCCTGGCCTACGCCCTCTCGGCGCTGTTCCCGGGCATGGTGGGGGTGCTGTTCTTCTTCAAGAACGGGAACATCGAGCCGGGGGATGCCTTCCGGCTTCACCTTTCCATTGAGACCATCGTGATGGTGATGCTGGGTGGACAGGGGACGGTGTGGGGGCCGATCCTGGGGGCCGCGCTCTACGAGCGGCTCCGGGGTTATCTGCTGACCAGCCCCCTGTTCAAGAACCTGCACTTAGCCCTGGCGGGGGCCTTCCTGCTGCTGATCATCCTGTTCATACCGGCAGGCCTGATCGGCTGGCTGCGGGCCCGTTTCCCGGCTCTCCGGAGGATGCTGGCATGA